One stretch of Schlesneria sp. DSM 10557 DNA includes these proteins:
- a CDS encoding class II fumarate hydratase, with amino-acid sequence MSEFRTEHDSMGDVQVPAKAYYGAQTQRAVENFPVSGWTLRSEMIRAMGLVKWAAGVANRDLGKLTGTGKNPLTAEQVDAMLTAAKEVVAGKFDAEFPIDVFQTGSGTSSNMNINEVISNRAIEIMKGNRFEMKKPIHPNDHVNMGQSTNDTFPTAIHVAVGIAIHQRLIPALERFATVLSDKAAQWDKIIKIGRTHLADATPLRLGQEFGGFARQLQLSVGRAKQALQAVLELPVGGTAVGTGINTHPDFSRLTCAALAKETGIEFIEAVNHFEGNAQRDGLVECHGQLRTIATTLFNVANNIRWLGSGPRCGFYEVMLPDRQPGSSIMPGKVNPVMCESLMQVAARVIGNDQTVAFSGATGGQFQLNIMMPIMGHATLESVALLAQGTTAFVDLCAVDMEANTEACEASVEKSLAMVTSLNPYIGYEKAAALAKEAFKSGKTIRQLCREQNILPDDQLTKALDPWSMTEPQA; translated from the coding sequence ATGAGTGAATTTCGTACCGAACACGATTCGATGGGTGATGTCCAGGTCCCAGCGAAGGCCTATTACGGCGCACAAACACAACGCGCGGTTGAAAACTTCCCCGTGTCCGGCTGGACGCTGAGGTCCGAAATGATCCGTGCCATGGGACTGGTCAAGTGGGCTGCCGGAGTCGCCAATCGCGATCTGGGCAAACTCACCGGTACGGGAAAGAACCCGCTTACCGCCGAACAAGTTGACGCCATGTTGACGGCCGCCAAGGAAGTCGTTGCCGGAAAGTTCGACGCGGAATTCCCCATCGACGTCTTTCAGACGGGATCGGGAACGTCCAGCAACATGAATATCAACGAAGTGATTTCGAACCGTGCCATCGAAATCATGAAGGGGAATCGCTTCGAAATGAAGAAGCCGATTCATCCCAACGATCACGTCAACATGGGACAGAGCACCAACGACACCTTCCCGACAGCAATCCACGTTGCCGTGGGGATCGCCATTCATCAGCGACTGATTCCCGCCCTGGAACGATTCGCCACTGTCCTCAGTGACAAGGCCGCTCAATGGGACAAGATCATCAAGATCGGACGAACCCACCTCGCCGACGCAACGCCACTCCGACTCGGTCAGGAATTCGGTGGCTTTGCCCGCCAGTTGCAGTTGAGTGTTGGACGAGCAAAGCAGGCACTGCAGGCTGTGCTGGAACTTCCCGTCGGGGGAACGGCAGTCGGAACGGGAATTAATACCCACCCCGATTTTTCTCGACTCACCTGCGCCGCGCTTGCGAAAGAGACGGGCATCGAGTTCATCGAAGCGGTCAACCACTTTGAAGGAAACGCCCAGCGTGATGGTCTGGTCGAATGCCATGGACAGTTGCGCACCATTGCCACGACCCTGTTTAACGTCGCCAACAACATTCGGTGGCTGGGATCGGGACCTCGTTGCGGCTTTTACGAAGTGATGCTGCCAGACCGCCAGCCCGGCAGTTCGATTATGCCTGGGAAGGTGAATCCGGTCATGTGCGAGAGCCTGATGCAGGTTGCTGCCCGCGTCATCGGCAACGACCAGACGGTGGCTTTCAGCGGTGCGACTGGCGGCCAGTTCCAGTTGAACATCATGATGCCCATCATGGGGCATGCAACCCTGGAATCGGTGGCGCTGCTCGCTCAGGGAACCACCGCATTCGTCGACCTGTGTGCTGTGGACATGGAAGCCAACACAGAAGCCTGCGAAGCAAGCGTCGAAAAGAGTCTCGCCATGGTCACCAGTCTGAACCCTTACATTGGCTATGAAAAGGCCGCTGCCCTTGCCAAGGAAGCATTCAAGAGTGGTAAGACCATCCGCCAGTTGTGTCGTGAACAGAACATACTGCCAGACGACCAACTGACAAAGGCGCTCGATCCGTGGAGCATGACTGAGCCGCAGGCGTAA
- a CDS encoding translation initiation factor, giving the protein MGLLTGTIFDRPPHCERCDRPETECQCPPVEVAPGWTDPGKQTARLSTEKRKKGKLVTLIKGLPAKENDLPKLLTQLKNACGAGGTIDGDVIELQGDQTERALKTLTQIGYRVRSS; this is encoded by the coding sequence ATGGGACTTCTCACAGGAACGATTTTCGATCGCCCGCCCCATTGTGAACGCTGTGATCGCCCAGAGACCGAATGCCAGTGTCCACCTGTCGAAGTCGCCCCAGGCTGGACCGATCCCGGCAAGCAGACCGCTCGGCTCTCCACCGAGAAACGCAAGAAGGGAAAACTGGTCACGCTGATCAAAGGACTTCCGGCAAAGGAGAATGATCTGCCAAAGCTGCTAACGCAGTTGAAAAATGCCTGCGGAGCAGGGGGAACCATCGATGGCGACGTCATCGAACTCCAGGGGGACCAGACAGAACGTGCCCTGAAAACGCTGACGCAGATCGGTTATCGCGTCCGGTCGAGCTGA
- a CDS encoding HD domain-containing protein, whose product MSHPYRSIPELFDLQAGGPLVRIPHQLDVPFTPRVRSIVDTAEFQRLRHISQLGLASRIYPGATHSRFEHALGVFHNALKFLWQLGKDERFAAAVSPHQAEVLIVAALLHDLGHWPFCHPIEDMGLVDLPPHEQFAAEFLSPDRELGAVLRSEWGITAEEVLDVLVAKTQSPSLSLTRSILSGPIDIDKMDYLERDSLHSGVPYGRNFDRARLIQSLLVNEAGDGLAISSKGKTAAELMVFARYVMFSEVYWHHAVRSSTCMFARSFFELHKSLDLPVLFQQSEFDVIRQLREAGTGTDVAPLLEGLFGSKRRLYKRVLELSLYQTPELYRQIAGRPYADLQRMTERLSERVAHELSCNIGPVAVLIDAPPIHKEVEFKVDIYYPKERKYYPLSHVSPVVNALARTQFDDYVKRVRIFADPSLSKQLTGHPQFVEWLAEAAAS is encoded by the coding sequence ATGTCGCATCCGTATCGCTCGATTCCTGAACTGTTCGATCTCCAAGCGGGTGGCCCACTGGTCCGAATTCCGCATCAACTGGATGTCCCGTTCACTCCGCGAGTCCGTTCGATCGTCGACACAGCCGAGTTTCAGCGATTGCGCCACATCTCTCAGCTCGGGCTGGCGTCCCGCATCTATCCCGGTGCAACCCATAGCCGGTTTGAACATGCACTGGGTGTCTTTCACAATGCACTCAAGTTTTTGTGGCAGCTGGGCAAAGACGAACGATTCGCGGCGGCGGTTTCTCCGCACCAGGCAGAAGTTCTGATCGTCGCCGCTTTGCTGCACGACCTGGGTCACTGGCCTTTCTGCCATCCCATCGAAGATATGGGACTCGTCGACCTTCCCCCTCACGAACAGTTCGCCGCCGAGTTTCTCTCACCGGATCGAGAACTGGGTGCCGTCCTCCGATCGGAATGGGGAATCACAGCCGAAGAGGTGCTGGACGTCCTGGTTGCGAAGACTCAGTCTCCGTCACTCAGCCTGACCCGGTCGATCCTGTCGGGACCGATCGACATCGACAAGATGGACTACCTCGAACGAGACAGCCTTCATTCGGGCGTCCCTTATGGACGAAATTTCGACCGAGCAAGACTCATCCAATCCCTGCTGGTCAACGAGGCCGGGGATGGTCTCGCCATCAGTTCCAAGGGGAAGACGGCTGCGGAATTGATGGTCTTTGCTCGCTATGTGATGTTCAGCGAAGTCTACTGGCACCATGCAGTCCGTTCGTCAACGTGTATGTTTGCCCGTAGTTTCTTTGAACTCCACAAGTCGCTCGACCTGCCGGTCCTGTTCCAGCAGAGTGAGTTCGATGTAATCCGGCAACTTCGTGAAGCCGGTACCGGAACCGACGTCGCTCCCTTGCTGGAAGGGCTGTTTGGCTCCAAACGCCGGCTCTACAAGCGAGTCCTGGAGCTGAGTCTCTATCAGACGCCTGAACTTTACCGCCAAATTGCCGGACGTCCCTACGCGGATCTGCAGCGCATGACGGAACGGTTGTCCGAACGTGTAGCACACGAACTGTCCTGCAACATCGGGCCCGTCGCAGTCCTGATCGACGCACCTCCGATCCACAAGGAAGTCGAATTTAAAGTCGATATTTACTACCCCAAGGAGCGGAAGTATTACCCGCTCAGCCATGTCTCGCCGGTCGTCAATGCGCTCGCCCGCACTCAGTTCGATGACTACGTCAAACGAGTCCGCATCTTTGCGGATCCTTCGCTGTCAAAACAGCTGACCGGGCATCCACAGTTTGTCGAATGGTTGGCCGAAGCGGCGGCAAGCTGA